The Phaenicophaeus curvirostris isolate KB17595 chromosome 15, BPBGC_Pcur_1.0, whole genome shotgun sequence genome window below encodes:
- the LCP2 gene encoding lymphocyte cytosolic protein 2 — MDLRNIPYRSDVVTWNPDDLAEYFRTLKYKDCEKVVRKHSINGQRFLNMSENDIQKFPKLRVPIVSKLSQEINRNEGRLSFLPKWAQTQKSPENPGYNQDDDGWSSFDDDDDYESPDDDQEKEDEADYESPTEEPEEAEHDSDGYEPPPSNNDEAHHNVIFPAKSLANNTDYIDRPPTSRSSQQPPVPPQRPGTSPVPASFGGRGASLPAFPPQPINNDLSRDRNIKPLKPPAPSIDRSTKPTLDRLAPPFERESPVTGRKPSLPEKPLTAQLRSLGEQLAMMPKPPVPPSDRYERGIPPTVRKQTPVKPGWTPHKKNEEEEDITPQRPVPQLSLPPYSSNTFPSKSVKPPPKPGSNSLPGAESARNLSSSGSLQPRLHIGNNSRSPSRGAADIRPPLPIPTRQTVHQTNLDKNEDSLNSEWYVAYVSRMEAEAALRRINKDGTFLVRDSSRKTVTHPYVLMVLYRDKVYNIQIRYEEQDHIYLLGTGLKGKEDFSSVADIIDHFQRTPLLLIDGKDRGSRNQCILKYAAGYI, encoded by the exons ATGGATTTGCGAAACATACCCTACCGTTCCGATGTGGTTACATGGAACCCAGATGACTTAGCAGAATATTTTAGAACG TTAAAGTATAAGGACTGTGAGAAAGTCGTGAGAAAGCACAGCATAAATGGACAAAGGTTTTTG aacATGTCTGAAAATGATATCCAGAAATTTCCCAAACTCAGAGTGCC aattGTAAGTAAATTAAGtcaagaaataaacagaaatgaagGGAGGCTATCTTTTCTGCCAAAATG GGCCCAAACACAAAAAAGTCCAGAAAATCCAG GATACAATCAAGATGATGATGGCTGGTCCTCATTT gatgatgatgatgactaTGAAAGCCCTGATGATGaccaggaaaaggaagatgaggCTGACTATGAATCACCAACAGAAGAACCTGAGGAAGCAGAACATGACAGTGATGGCTATGAGCCACCTCCATCCAATAATGATGAAGCACACCACAATGTCATATTTCCTGCCAAGTCACTTGCAAACAACACAGATTATATAG acaGGCCTCCAACATCTAGATCATcacagcagcctccagtaccGCCCCAGCGACCTGGAACATCCCCAGTACCAGCCTCATTTGGGGGAAGAGGTGCTTCT ttGCCAGCTTTTCCTCCCCAACCAATCAACAATGACTTGAGTAGAGACAGAAATATCAAGCCTTTGAAAC CCCCAGCTCCTTCTATAGACAGAAGCACAAAACCCACACTGGACCGCCTTGCTCCACCATTTGAAAGAGAAAGCCCAGTAACAG GGAGGAAGCCAAGCTTGCCGGAAAAG CCTCTGACTGCACAGCTAAG ATCCCTGGGGGAACAACTAGCAATGATGCCAAAACCTCCTGTTCCACCAAGCGACAGATATGAAAGAGGCATTCCACCTACTGTAAGGAAGCAAACCCCTGTAAA gcCGGGTTGGacaccacacaaaaaaaatgaa GAAGAAGAAGACA TTACACCCCAAAGACCAGTGCCACAGCTATCTTTGCCCCCATACAGCTCCAATACATTCCCATCCAAATCTGTCAAGCCTCCACCCAAGCCAGGATCCAACAGTCTGCCTGGTGCAGAAAG tgctCGAAACCTGAGTTCAAGTGGGTCACTACAACCACGCTTACATATAG GCAACAACAGCAGATCTCCTTCAAGAGGTGCTGCTGACATAAGACCTCCATTGCCAATTCCTACCAGACAGACTGTTCACCAAACAAACCTGGACAAGAATGAG gactCACTAAATAGTGAGTGGTATGTTGCTTATGTCAGCCGGAtggaagcagaagcagctcttCGAAGGATAAACAAG gATGGAACATTCTTGGTAAGAGATAGCTCAAGAAAAACTGTTACTCATCCATATGTACTGATGGTGCTGTACAGAGATAAAGTATACAACATCCAGATTCGTTACGAGGAGCAAGATCACATATATTTGTTAGGAACTGgcttaaaaggaaaagag GATTTTAGTTCTGTAGCAGATATCATTGATCACTTCCAAAGAACACCTCTTCTTCTGATTGACGGAAAAGACAGAGGTTCAAGAAACCAGTGCATATTAAAATACGCTGCAGGATATATTTAA